The following proteins are encoded in a genomic region of Gadus macrocephalus chromosome 19, ASM3116895v1:
- the LOC132447737 gene encoding C-type lectin domain family 4 member C-like → MAEVIYATPNMMTKARNTQGEREERIVEIYATTESLGEQHQDYVGTEETSNTLGTVRSQQPDPVSPPQWPIRAVVVLLGLLSVVLLAGILGLVVQHKIVMDMGRDVEQLVQRLKNVTEQRDSLLRKQDCQSGWDDFGHKCYLLSKVLGSWNKSRKNCVSHGADLVVVDSKEEMDFISSRYNGNNWLGATDEASERLWRWVDGTVLSVDNPSWSTGKPDGGKEKNCLRRIGEETNFKWTDESCEATNLGICELNLMK, encoded by the exons ATGGCTGAGGTGATTTACGCCACGCCCAACATGATGACCAAGGCCAGGAACACacaaggagagcgagaggagaggatagtggAGATCTACGCTACCACTGAGAGCCTCGGAGAACAACACCAGGACTACGTGGGGACAGAGGAGACCTCCAATACTCTGGGAACAGTAAGAAGTCAGCAGCCGGACCCTGTGAGCCCTCCTCAGTGGCCGatcagggctgtggtggtgcttCTGGGCCTGCTGTCTGTTGTCCTGCTGGCTGGAATCCTTGGGTTGGTAGTGCAGCACAAGATAGTCATGGACATGGGCAGAGACGTGGAGCAACTTGTCCAAAGGCTGAAGAATGTGACAGAGCAGAGAGACTCACTACTTCGTAAACAGGACTGTCAAAGTGGTTGGGATGACTTTGGTCATAAATGTTACCTGCTTTCCAAAGTGCTTGGATCCTGGAATAAGAGCAGGAAGAACTGTGTTTCCCATGGAGCAGATCTGGTGGTCGTGGACAGTAAAGAGGAGATGGACTTCATTAGCAG CAGGTACAATGGGAACAACTGGCTCGGAGCGACAGATGAGGCCAGTGAAAGGTTGTGGAGATGGGTCGATGGGACCGTCCTGTCAGTGGATAACCCCTCCTGGAGCACAGGGAAACCTGATGGAGGCAAGGAGAAGAACTGCTTAAGGAGGATCGGGGAGGAGACCAACTTTAAATGGACGGATGAGAGCTGTGAAGCCACAAACTTGGGGATTTGCGAACTTAATTTAATGAAATGA